One genomic window of Magnolia sinica isolate HGM2019 chromosome 3, MsV1, whole genome shotgun sequence includes the following:
- the LOC131240530 gene encoding protein PROTON GRADIENT REGULATION 5, chloroplastic, which translates to MATSISTMGFQGLSWGSSIAGEERGMLHAKMVATTRVGVPKKPTRSCPVMKNVNEGKGLFAPLVVITRDIIGKKRFNQLRGKAIALHSQVITEFCKSIGADGKQRQGLIRLAKKNGERLGFLA; encoded by the exons atGGCTACTTCAATCTCGACCATGGGTTTTCAAGGACTGTCTTGGGGAAGTTCCATAGCTGGAGAAGAGCGTGGAATGCTACACGCAAAGATGGTAGCAACGACGAGGGTTGGAGTACCGAAGAAGCCGACGAGGAGTTGCCCGGTGATGAAGAACGTGAACGAAGGGAAGGGGCTCTTCGCTCCCTTAGTCGTAATCACGCGTGATATCATCGGCAAGAAGCGCTTTAATCAGCTCAGGGGCAAAGCTATTGCCTTGCACTCCCAG GTGATTACAGAATTTTGCAAGTCAATAGGCGCTGACGGAAAGCAACGGCAAGGATTGATCCGCTTGGCAAAGAAGAATGGTGAAAGGCTTGGATTTCTTGCTTGA